In a genomic window of Corynebacterium coyleae:
- the rpmB gene encoding 50S ribosomal protein L28, with the protein MSAHCQVTGRQPSFGKTVSHSHRRHSRRWNPNVQKRKFYLPSEGRTITLNVSTKGLKIIDRDGIESVVAQIRARGEKI; encoded by the coding sequence ATGTCGGCACATTGCCAGGTCACGGGACGTCAGCCGTCGTTCGGCAAGACCGTCTCGCACTCGCACCGCCGCCACTCGCGCCGTTGGAACCCCAACGTGCAGAAGCGGAAGTTTTACCTGCCCTCCGAGGGCCGTACCATCACCCTGAACGTTTCCACGAAGGGTCTGAAGATCATTGACCGCGACGGCATCGAGTCCGTCGTAGCCCAGATCCGTGCACGAGGTGAGAAGATCTAA
- a CDS encoding sensor histidine kinase, whose product MLRVASGDAYETRLGAGHSLRLKLAVLSGFIVAAAIGLTTMLGMWLSTKTHEGVLDTELRSKTLGMARQLDGASEDQIRSEIAAFRRSNPLTSVAVSAADSNLFWGDPISISGPYLRTESGDAVSVRSVNGKRVVVRQTPDGMVVAASRTEDPYNRISGSRAAAGLVVIGVGSLVAWISGALISAVGLTPVRRLHRELDNANESSGPRELPVEGDDEFAEVTSSINALVRSLEESKKRQAQLVADAGHELKTPLTSMRTNIELLMMLHNSGRQDQISAEDRADLERDVLAQMEEMSILIGDLVDLSRDESHETEPEDFRLDEVLEEALDRVRRRRPDVTFLFHADPWVIRGDRFAMGRAPINLIDNAAKWSPEGGAVRVSLKAAKRNAVLIVDDSGPGIPPEEREKVFERFYRSPESRAMPGSGLGLAIVKQVMDRHGATIVAEESDDGGARFRVVFPGRPPEDETAEDLIVEDENETRVIPKKSYS is encoded by the coding sequence ATGTTGCGCGTCGCGTCTGGCGATGCCTATGAGACCCGCCTCGGGGCGGGTCATTCCTTGCGCCTGAAATTGGCGGTGTTGTCCGGCTTCATTGTCGCGGCTGCGATTGGGCTCACGACGATGCTTGGCATGTGGCTGTCTACCAAAACCCACGAAGGCGTGTTGGATACTGAGCTGCGGAGCAAGACGTTGGGGATGGCTCGCCAGCTCGACGGGGCCTCGGAAGATCAGATCCGTTCTGAGATTGCGGCGTTTCGGCGTTCGAACCCGTTGACAAGCGTTGCGGTCTCGGCGGCAGACTCTAACCTGTTTTGGGGCGATCCCATCTCCATTTCGGGGCCGTATTTGCGTACGGAAAGCGGCGATGCGGTGTCCGTGCGTTCAGTCAACGGTAAGCGCGTTGTCGTGCGTCAAACACCTGATGGGATGGTGGTTGCCGCGTCCCGGACAGAGGACCCATACAACCGCATCTCTGGGAGCCGAGCGGCGGCTGGGCTGGTCGTTATCGGCGTAGGCAGCCTGGTGGCGTGGATTTCTGGTGCGCTCATATCGGCGGTGGGTCTGACTCCGGTGCGCAGGCTGCACCGCGAGCTAGACAACGCCAATGAGTCGAGCGGGCCACGCGAACTTCCGGTGGAGGGCGACGACGAATTTGCGGAGGTGACCTCTTCGATCAACGCCTTGGTGAGGTCGTTGGAGGAGTCCAAGAAGCGTCAGGCGCAATTGGTGGCGGATGCGGGCCATGAGCTCAAGACGCCGTTGACATCGATGCGCACCAACATTGAGTTGTTGATGATGTTGCATAACTCCGGCCGTCAGGACCAGATTTCGGCTGAGGACCGGGCCGATTTGGAACGTGATGTGCTTGCCCAAATGGAGGAGATGTCGATCCTGATCGGCGACCTGGTCGACCTTTCCCGCGACGAGTCGCATGAGACCGAGCCGGAGGATTTCCGCCTCGACGAGGTGCTCGAAGAGGCGCTGGACCGTGTGCGTCGTCGTCGCCCCGATGTGACGTTCTTGTTCCACGCCGACCCGTGGGTCATTCGTGGTGATCGTTTTGCCATGGGACGTGCTCCGATCAACTTGATCGATAATGCTGCGAAGTGGTCGCCGGAGGGTGGTGCAGTGCGTGTGTCGCTTAAGGCGGCGAAGCGCAACGCGGTGCTTATTGTCGACGACTCGGGCCCCGGCATCCCACCCGAGGAGCGCGAGAAAGTCTTTGAACGGTTCTACCGTTCCCCGGAGTCGCGCGCTATGCCGGGTTCTGGCCTGGGATTGGCGATTGTGAAACAGGTGATGGACCGCCACGGTGCGACAATCGTGGCGGAAGAGTCGGATGACGG
- a CDS encoding SLC13 family permease, with the protein MNLSSFSLPLAAIASLAVLAAVSLNDATEVALRLVPVLGFAAGMSVVVNLAARVHTFEWLVGALQRTTSRREIVLAGFLALCVAATAFLSLDTTAIMLTPLAVQLASRFRLPVPAVALSVVWIANFASMPLPVSNLTNLLAVGGDAFSTTGEYVKLAAAPAAVAVAVAVAASYAARAIYRSAAGEPMPEASSILPRPTDALAVLGVTVVALLSPIPYWLTSTVAAIAMWCAVGPTGRRDGITPLIPWSALSLATAFSAVATLALQISDISSAVQQLAGTHPLAIAAAGATTANAINNIPAFLMLEPAVSDPASVLALLIGVNVGPVITPWASLATLLWADQLRRAKAPVPWRGFILWGLLLAPVTVIAATAALLAVA; encoded by the coding sequence ATGAATCTTTCCTCGTTTTCTTTGCCGCTGGCAGCAATCGCCAGTCTCGCCGTGCTCGCCGCAGTGTCCCTGAACGACGCCACTGAAGTTGCCCTTCGGCTTGTTCCAGTACTCGGTTTCGCGGCCGGCATGTCTGTCGTCGTCAATCTCGCTGCTCGTGTGCACACCTTCGAGTGGCTGGTTGGCGCGTTGCAGCGCACGACGTCACGCAGAGAGATCGTTCTGGCGGGGTTTCTCGCACTGTGTGTCGCCGCAACGGCGTTCCTCTCACTCGACACCACTGCGATCATGCTGACCCCGCTGGCGGTGCAACTCGCCTCCCGCTTCCGCCTCCCGGTGCCGGCGGTGGCGCTTTCCGTGGTGTGGATTGCCAACTTTGCGTCCATGCCTTTGCCGGTTTCCAACTTGACGAATTTGCTGGCGGTGGGCGGCGACGCGTTTTCCACCACCGGTGAATACGTGAAACTCGCCGCCGCCCCTGCAGCCGTGGCAGTGGCAGTGGCAGTGGCAGCGTCCTACGCGGCCCGGGCGATATACCGCAGCGCAGCCGGCGAGCCTATGCCCGAAGCGTCATCGATCCTCCCCCGCCCAACGGACGCCCTTGCGGTGCTGGGCGTCACCGTCGTTGCACTCCTCAGCCCGATCCCCTACTGGCTGACGAGCACCGTCGCCGCCATCGCAATGTGGTGTGCGGTGGGCCCGACCGGACGGCGCGACGGCATTACTCCACTCATCCCGTGGTCGGCGCTCAGCCTTGCCACTGCCTTCTCCGCGGTGGCGACACTGGCCCTGCAGATCAGCGATATTTCGTCCGCCGTGCAGCAACTCGCCGGCACACACCCCTTAGCAATTGCAGCTGCTGGCGCGACCACAGCGAACGCGATCAACAACATCCCTGCTTTTTTAATGCTCGAACCTGCAGTCAGCGATCCGGCCAGCGTGCTGGCGCTCCTGATCGGCGTCAATGTCGGCCCGGTGATCACCCCATGGGCATCGCTCGCCACACTGCTGTGGGCAGATCAACTCCGCCGCGCAAAGGCCCCAGTACCGTGGCGCGGGTTCATCCTGTGGGGCCTACTCCTGGCACCAGTTACCGTCATTGCCGCTACCGCTGCACTGCTGGCCGTTGCTTAG
- a CDS encoding DUF418 domain-containing protein: MNEPTYRRIVALDVARGIAILGTLATNIWIFATWHQMDSVMEQYFDPNFTLWDEVRAASTNGTAAEAADALFNAASALVTDGKFLGLLTIMFGIGMEIQRQSAAKRNQRWPGLYYWRAILLVAEGLLNYIFIFEFDVLMGYGLTALAVAPIIARSERVQKVWMWLALSAHVLVMLLFSVGTYLLNSIPLDEIEGGEDIPTFDQSFALYTATDSYPAMVQARIDDFFGGRFEIPIMFVMGIGVFLLAARLYRAGLFQPAGAGLRRKVMLVGLGVGIPLDWGLRLFATGASASLTRYITSTVVAFGVLALIAAFYIRRDNTLGVVGTGLAAVGRTALTCYILQNVLASVVFYDFGFGLARYVEGPAGTLLVCGVYLALCALLVAFSMLWLKRFQRGPFEIVMHRAVDMVAAKQRPAVQR, from the coding sequence GTGAATGAACCCACCTATCGGAGAATCGTCGCTCTCGACGTCGCTCGAGGTATCGCAATTCTGGGCACCTTGGCAACGAATATCTGGATCTTTGCCACCTGGCACCAGATGGACAGCGTCATGGAGCAGTATTTCGATCCGAACTTCACGCTCTGGGATGAGGTTCGCGCCGCTTCCACGAATGGAACTGCAGCAGAGGCCGCCGACGCGTTGTTCAATGCCGCAAGCGCGTTGGTCACGGACGGCAAGTTCCTGGGACTGCTCACCATCATGTTCGGCATCGGCATGGAGATCCAGCGCCAATCTGCAGCGAAACGAAACCAGCGCTGGCCCGGGCTGTACTACTGGCGCGCAATCTTGCTTGTGGCCGAAGGGCTACTGAACTACATCTTCATCTTTGAGTTTGATGTGTTGATGGGCTACGGCCTGACCGCCCTTGCGGTGGCGCCGATTATTGCGCGCAGCGAGCGCGTGCAAAAGGTATGGATGTGGCTGGCGCTGAGCGCACATGTCCTTGTCATGTTGCTGTTCTCCGTGGGCACCTATCTGCTTAACAGTATTCCGCTCGACGAGATCGAGGGTGGCGAGGATATCCCCACGTTTGACCAGTCGTTTGCGCTCTACACCGCAACCGACAGCTATCCGGCGATGGTGCAGGCGCGTATCGACGACTTCTTCGGCGGCAGGTTCGAAATCCCAATCATGTTCGTGATGGGCATCGGTGTGTTTCTCCTCGCGGCCAGGTTGTACCGCGCTGGATTGTTCCAACCCGCCGGGGCGGGGTTGCGTCGCAAAGTAATGCTCGTCGGCCTTGGTGTTGGTATCCCGCTGGACTGGGGGCTGCGCTTGTTTGCCACCGGCGCATCTGCTTCGTTGACTCGCTACATCACCTCGACGGTAGTGGCGTTTGGCGTCCTCGCGCTCATCGCGGCCTTCTACATCCGCCGCGACAACACGCTTGGTGTGGTGGGAACCGGTTTGGCTGCAGTCGGTCGCACCGCGCTGACGTGCTACATCCTGCAGAATGTGCTCGCCTCTGTGGTGTTCTACGACTTCGGGTTTGGTCTAGCCCGGTACGTAGAGGGGCCTGCCGGCACCTTGCTCGTGTGTGGGGTTTATCTCGCGTTGTGTGCGCTGCTTGTTGCCTTCAGCATGTTGTGGCTGAAGCGCTTCCAGCGGGGACCGTTTGAAATTGTCATGCACCGGGCTGTCGACATGGTTGCGGCTAAGCAACGGCCAGCAGTGCAGCGGTAG
- the rpmG gene encoding 50S ribosomal protein L33, translating to MARNDIRPIIKLKSTAGTGFTYVTRKNKRNNPDRITLKKYDPVVRKHVEFREER from the coding sequence ATGGCACGTAACGATATCCGCCCGATCATCAAGCTGAAGTCCACCGCGGGCACCGGCTTCACCTACGTCACCCGCAAGAACAAGCGCAACAACCCGGACCGCATCACGCTGAAGAAGTACGATCCGGTAGTTCGCAAGCACGTCGAATTCCGCGAGGAGCGATAA
- a CDS encoding TetR/AcrR family transcriptional regulator has product MANSVGRPRKQSPRRKGATAREEILDAASELFTRKGFATTSTHDIADAVGIRQASLYYHFPSKRDIFLTLLMGTLQPSLDLASDLAKTDETAAVKLWALVAAETRILLSSNWNVGRLYQLPVLESEEFDEYHEARQRLEGIFRDLAAQIVGDDDPRVDLPFHMTLAAIEMRDNTGVAPYPLVDDALPAPSVTIADAVLDVLHTDLPDRRAERMLSLVAQVSRDEDA; this is encoded by the coding sequence ATGGCGAACTCGGTCGGACGACCACGCAAGCAAAGCCCACGGCGCAAAGGCGCAACCGCCCGCGAAGAAATCCTCGATGCCGCATCCGAACTTTTCACACGCAAAGGCTTCGCAACTACCTCCACTCACGACATTGCTGACGCCGTAGGCATCCGTCAGGCGTCGCTGTACTACCACTTCCCCTCCAAGCGCGACATCTTCCTCACGCTGCTCATGGGGACACTGCAGCCTTCGCTGGATCTCGCATCAGACTTGGCCAAGACCGACGAAACCGCAGCCGTGAAGCTCTGGGCACTCGTCGCCGCCGAGACCCGTATCTTGTTGTCCTCGAATTGGAACGTCGGCCGGCTCTACCAGTTGCCTGTGCTGGAGTCGGAGGAGTTTGACGAGTACCACGAGGCACGCCAACGCCTGGAGGGTATCTTCCGCGACTTGGCAGCGCAGATCGTTGGCGACGATGACCCCCGCGTAGACCTGCCGTTCCACATGACGCTCGCCGCCATCGAGATGCGCGACAACACCGGCGTGGCGCCCTATCCGCTTGTCGACGACGCCCTGCCCGCCCCCTCCGTCACCATCGCCGATGCCGTTTTGGACGTGCTGCATACGGATCTGCCGGATCGCCGCGCCGAGCGCATGCTCAGCCTCGTCGCGCAAGTATCGCGCGACGAGGACGCGTAG
- a CDS encoding type B 50S ribosomal protein L31 gives MRKDIHPDYHPVIFQDANTGHKFLTRSTLTSARTEQWEDGNEYPLIVVDVTAESHPFWTGAQRLMDTAGRVEKFNQRFGGMARRKKKSAN, from the coding sequence ATGAGGAAAGACATTCACCCGGATTACCACCCGGTGATTTTCCAGGACGCGAACACGGGCCACAAGTTCCTGACGCGCTCCACCCTGACTTCCGCACGCACCGAGCAGTGGGAGGACGGCAACGAGTACCCGCTCATCGTGGTTGACGTGACCGCAGAGTCTCACCCGTTCTGGACTGGCGCTCAGCGTCTCATGGACACCGCTGGCCGTGTTGAGAAGTTCAACCAGCGTTTCGGTGGCATGGCACGCCGCAAGAAGAAGTCCGCTAACTAA
- the rpsR gene encoding 30S ribosomal protein S18, whose protein sequence is MMKRNNSRKPRIEQSRRPKKNPLKAKGIETVDYKDIETLRLFISDRHKIRSRRVTGLTPQQQRQVATAVKNAREMALLPFTTR, encoded by the coding sequence ATTATGAAGCGCAACAATTCGCGTAAGCCGCGCATTGAGCAGTCCCGTCGCCCGAAGAAGAACCCGCTGAAGGCAAAGGGCATCGAGACCGTCGACTACAAGGATATTGAGACCCTGCGTCTGTTTATCTCCGACCGTCACAAGATTCGTTCCCGCCGCGTCACGGGCCTGACCCCGCAGCAGCAGCGCCAGGTCGCTACCGCTGTGAAGAACGCGCGCGAGATGGCTCTTCTGCCGTTCACCACCCGCTAA
- a CDS encoding response regulator transcription factor gives MKILVADDEQAVRESLRRSLRFNGYDVVLAVDGEDALDQIRLEQPDLTILDLMMPKLDGLGVCRTLRSSGYDGPILMLTARDGVADRVAGLDAGADDYLPKPFALEELLARVGSLLRRSRAESRHSEQKDSTTLKFEDLTMDTSTRDVFRDGRPISLTRTEFALLHLLMQNPRHVLARQTILEEVWGYDFPTSGNALEVYIGYLRRKTEAGGESRLIHTVRGVGYVLRETAP, from the coding sequence ATGAAAATTCTCGTTGCCGATGACGAACAGGCTGTGCGCGAGTCACTGCGTAGGTCGCTTCGTTTCAACGGATACGACGTTGTTCTCGCCGTAGATGGTGAGGATGCGCTCGACCAGATCCGGTTAGAACAGCCGGATCTGACCATTTTGGACCTTATGATGCCAAAGCTTGACGGCCTCGGTGTCTGCCGCACGCTGCGTTCTTCGGGCTACGATGGCCCGATTCTTATGCTGACGGCGCGCGATGGTGTCGCGGACCGTGTGGCTGGCCTCGACGCTGGTGCGGACGACTACCTGCCTAAGCCGTTTGCGCTTGAGGAGCTGCTGGCCCGTGTCGGTTCGCTACTGCGTCGCTCCCGTGCGGAGTCGCGCCACAGTGAGCAGAAGGATTCGACCACGCTGAAGTTCGAGGACCTGACCATGGACACCTCGACGCGTGACGTGTTCCGCGATGGCCGACCGATCTCGCTGACTCGTACGGAGTTTGCGTTGCTGCACCTGCTGATGCAGAACCCGCGCCACGTATTGGCCCGTCAGACCATTCTTGAGGAAGTGTGGGGCTACGACTTCCCAACCTCAGGCAACGCCCTGGAGGTTTACATCGGTTACTTGCGTCGTAAGACTGAGGCTGGCGGTGAATCTCGCCTTATCCATACTGTGCGTGGTGTGGGTTACGTGCTTCGGGAGACTGCTCCGTGA
- the rpmF gene encoding 50S ribosomal protein L32, with the protein MATPKFKMSRANTRMRRSQWKANNPDLVNVKIDGREVQIPRRLVKAAQAGLIDVEQF; encoded by the coding sequence ATGGCAACCCCTAAGTTCAAGATGTCCCGCGCTAACACGCGCATGCGCCGTTCCCAGTGGAAGGCCAACAACCCTGACTTGGTCAACGTCAAGATCGACGGCCGCGAGGTGCAGATCCCGCGTCGTCTCGTTAAGGCGGCTCAGGCTGGCCTGATCGACGTCGAGCAGTTCTAA
- the rpsN gene encoding 30S ribosomal protein S14 produces the protein MAKKSKIAKNEQRKEIVARYAERRNELKAIIKNPETSDEDRLDAQFELNRQPRDASPVRVRNRDSRDGRPRGYLRKFGVSRVRMREMAHRGELPGVRKSSW, from the coding sequence ATGGCGAAGAAGTCTAAGATCGCTAAGAACGAGCAGCGTAAAGAGATCGTCGCCCGCTACGCGGAGCGTCGTAACGAGCTCAAGGCAATCATCAAGAACCCGGAGACCTCTGACGAGGATCGTCTGGACGCTCAGTTTGAGCTCAACCGTCAGCCGCGCGACGCATCCCCAGTGCGCGTGCGCAACCGTGACTCGCGTGACGGCCGCCCCCGCGGCTACCTCCGCAAGTTCGGTGTTTCCCGTGTCCGTATGCGCGAGATGGCTCACCGCGGTGAGCTGCCTGGCGTCCGTAAGTCTTCGTGGTAA